The following coding sequences are from one Rathayibacter sp. SW19 window:
- a CDS encoding nucleoside phosphorylase, with translation MSAEQKQRHLGVSSDQVGKYVLMPGDPGRCEPIAAFLDGAVHVATNREFSTWTGTLDGTTVSVVSTGVGSPSAAIAVEELHKIGAHTFIRVGTSGAMQPDIVHGELAIVTGAIRDEGTSRQYLPIEFPAVADGAVVAALTSAARQANLPHRLGISHSKDSFYGETETARMPLAGTLAERWNAWVAGGAICSEMESSAIFILSSIYGTRAGGIMQMHAGGAPGNQNALLSTAIGAVRLLIARDRADSALEGHSA, from the coding sequence ATGTCAGCAGAGCAGAAACAGCGCCATCTGGGCGTTTCATCCGACCAGGTGGGCAAATACGTACTTATGCCCGGCGATCCAGGACGGTGCGAGCCGATCGCGGCGTTCTTGGACGGCGCAGTTCACGTCGCAACCAATCGGGAGTTTTCCACGTGGACCGGCACCCTCGACGGCACAACAGTCAGCGTCGTGTCAACGGGTGTCGGTAGCCCCTCGGCCGCAATCGCCGTCGAGGAGCTCCACAAGATTGGCGCACACACGTTCATTCGTGTGGGCACCTCTGGCGCAATGCAGCCTGACATCGTCCACGGGGAGTTGGCGATCGTCACGGGCGCGATCCGTGATGAGGGAACCTCGCGACAGTACCTACCGATCGAGTTCCCCGCGGTTGCTGACGGCGCAGTTGTCGCTGCCCTCACTTCGGCCGCGCGCCAAGCCAACCTGCCGCACCGCCTGGGAATCTCGCACTCCAAGGACTCGTTCTACGGGGAAACCGAGACGGCACGGATGCCCCTGGCCGGGACTCTGGCCGAGCGATGGAACGCCTGGGTGGCGGGTGGAGCGATCTGTTCAGAAATGGAGTCATCTGCCATCTTCATTCTGTCCTCGATATACGGGACCCGTGCCGGCGGCATCATGCAGATGCATGCCGGAGGCGCGCCCGGCAATCAGAATGCGCTCCTGTCGACCGCGATCGGTGCGGTTCGACTACTTATCGCTCGCGACCGGGCCGACTCCGCACTTGAGGGCCATAGTGCCTAG
- a CDS encoding amidohydrolase family protein has protein sequence MTVIVDTHTHIYPRIYLDALGRRTDNPRVSEREGDSGLFRIFPGDQGRPITQDYWSIDRKLEFMDEHGIDYSVVSLGNPWLDPFEPAESLELASHLNEELATYSRRTAGRIVGMGCIPNASIDEVVGTLRDIAVREGLFGVAMGTRISGLAFDSPELDAVWAELERLALPVLVHPHYGVGLDEMHGYGHALQLALSFPYETTLALTRLVMSGVLTRFPDLRIIGSHGGGTLPYLAGRVDGCWRPDEVAQARHDVEPSKDFAKLWLDSLVYTPSALTAALDLVGPEKLMFGTDHPFAIANPQKNLEAIHRAARSSAVSEAVMGSNAIGLFGLKVAEAERVR, from the coding sequence GTGACTGTCATTGTTGACACACATACGCACATCTATCCGCGGATCTACCTCGATGCTCTCGGGCGTCGGACCGATAACCCGCGGGTAAGCGAGCGCGAGGGCGATTCGGGTTTGTTCCGGATCTTCCCCGGCGACCAGGGTCGGCCGATTACACAGGACTACTGGTCGATTGATCGCAAGCTTGAGTTTATGGATGAGCACGGAATCGACTACTCGGTCGTTTCGCTGGGAAACCCCTGGCTTGATCCATTCGAGCCGGCTGAATCGCTGGAGTTGGCATCGCATCTGAATGAGGAGCTCGCCACTTACAGCAGACGGACTGCGGGGCGGATCGTTGGCATGGGGTGCATCCCGAATGCGTCGATCGACGAAGTCGTGGGCACCCTGAGGGATATCGCCGTACGTGAGGGACTGTTTGGCGTGGCTATGGGTACCCGAATCAGTGGTCTCGCGTTTGACTCCCCGGAGTTGGACGCCGTATGGGCCGAACTGGAACGCTTAGCGTTGCCCGTGCTTGTGCATCCTCACTACGGCGTCGGCCTCGACGAGATGCACGGCTATGGCCATGCATTACAGCTCGCGCTTTCGTTTCCCTACGAAACCACTCTCGCGCTCACCAGACTGGTGATGTCCGGAGTCTTGACCCGCTTTCCGGACTTGCGAATCATCGGTTCTCACGGTGGCGGAACGCTGCCGTACCTCGCTGGGCGTGTCGATGGGTGCTGGCGTCCCGATGAAGTTGCGCAGGCTCGGCACGATGTCGAACCGTCCAAGGACTTCGCGAAACTATGGCTAGACTCCCTGGTCTACACGCCGAGCGCTCTCACTGCAGCACTCGACCTTGTGGGTCCAGAGAAGCTGATGTTCGGCACGGATCATCCATTCGCGATCGCAAATCCGCAGAAGAACCTGGAGGCAATCCATCGGGCGGCACGAAGCTCTGCTGTGTCCGAGGCGGTAATGGGGTCAAACGCGATTGGGCTATTCGGCTTGAAGGTCGCCGAGGCGGAGAGAGTTCGGTGA
- a CDS encoding MFS transporter has product MSNPNYPTEPPLPDVLADELPIPVADGPNIGPAMMQKRMWVMYPLAAFAISVVWGSILQQLFARQIAGFASNAVSAPILGAVVSVGAIVAIFAQPIVGRLSDRTRTRFLGRRNIWTLGTAVVSAIGLLLLPLAQDGIWLGVLWAVVIFPLNGYQIATTATFPERVPVRSQPSMSGIYGAVSLLGIFGGVAVGGLVHNLFLAYAIVAAQLLIVAVLFAIGTKDYVPVAAKPGKKASSPLPGFRDHRNYWWALFARFVAFLAYTIATALHVYVLRDYIHIGSLEKASIAAVQMSGVSTLAVLVAALVVGVLASKTGRLKVFVIASTLIFIPGCVVALIAPTFTGMLVAYGILGFGFGAYLAVDQALIAQVLPKAADAGRDLGIANIANAGPQIFAPVLAGALVAVAGYPPLWVIAIVLTIAASVAILPIRGIR; this is encoded by the coding sequence ATGTCTAACCCGAATTATCCAACCGAACCGCCCCTCCCGGACGTCCTGGCTGACGAACTGCCCATTCCGGTCGCTGATGGCCCGAATATTGGGCCGGCAATGATGCAGAAACGGATGTGGGTGATGTACCCGCTCGCAGCCTTCGCGATCAGTGTCGTGTGGGGGTCGATCCTGCAGCAGCTGTTTGCCCGGCAGATCGCCGGTTTCGCAAGCAATGCGGTATCGGCGCCAATCCTGGGGGCCGTGGTGAGCGTCGGAGCGATCGTCGCGATCTTCGCTCAGCCGATCGTCGGCCGACTCTCCGACCGCACCCGCACGCGTTTCCTTGGGCGCCGTAACATTTGGACGCTCGGTACCGCGGTAGTCTCAGCGATCGGACTGCTCCTACTCCCTCTCGCGCAGGATGGGATTTGGCTGGGCGTGTTGTGGGCGGTGGTCATCTTCCCGCTGAACGGCTATCAGATCGCCACTACAGCTACATTTCCCGAGCGTGTCCCGGTCCGTAGCCAGCCATCAATGTCCGGCATCTACGGGGCGGTCAGTCTGCTCGGCATCTTCGGCGGCGTCGCAGTCGGTGGCCTTGTCCACAACCTGTTCCTTGCCTATGCGATCGTCGCCGCCCAGCTGCTCATCGTCGCCGTCCTGTTTGCGATCGGCACCAAGGACTACGTTCCAGTCGCTGCCAAACCGGGCAAGAAGGCTAGTTCCCCGCTCCCCGGGTTCCGCGATCACCGCAACTACTGGTGGGCGCTGTTCGCCCGCTTTGTCGCGTTCCTCGCGTACACCATTGCTACTGCGCTTCACGTGTACGTGCTGCGTGACTACATCCACATCGGGTCGCTGGAAAAGGCCAGCATCGCCGCCGTGCAGATGTCCGGCGTCAGCACCCTGGCGGTGCTCGTTGCCGCCCTTGTCGTCGGGGTTCTCGCCAGCAAGACGGGCCGACTGAAGGTCTTCGTCATCGCCTCCACGCTGATCTTCATCCCAGGATGTGTTGTGGCCCTCATCGCCCCGACATTCACCGGAATGCTCGTCGCCTACGGCATCCTCGGGTTCGGGTTCGGCGCCTATCTCGCCGTCGACCAAGCGCTGATCGCGCAGGTTCTCCCCAAGGCCGCCGACGCCGGCCGCGACCTCGGAATCGCGAACATCGCGAACGCCGGCCCGCAGATCTTCGCCCCCGTCCTGGCTGGAGCCCTTGTCGCGGTTGCCGGGTACCCCCCGCTGTGGGTCATCGCAATCGTGCTGACTATCGCAGCAAGCGTCGCGATCCTGCCTATCCGTGGCATCCGCTGA
- a CDS encoding TetR/AcrR family transcriptional regulator C-terminal domain-containing protein — MTIEMSRCFSRSGIMVPGATLFRSGMTDNGEVKEARKRIGRPPRITGTQIMEAAQKYTPESLTMSGLAADLGVDRKLLNYYVGGKEQLLHLIAQEALKAQVPELTIAPNAEWDEVIRTTAYSLREAAIATGQLVHFSSTYIAARSLAPVEASGAALLSAGFDRPTTAHALMMIVSLCIASARDALFDASPERHPQHPENREVFNQLETELPILHALQDTVPTFGLEQFQFNIDTVISGLRKRLSKTT, encoded by the coding sequence ATGACCATTGAAATGTCAAGATGTTTTTCCCGTTCGGGAATAATGGTCCCCGGCGCAACCTTATTTAGGAGTGGCATGACGGACAATGGCGAGGTTAAGGAGGCCCGCAAGCGCATCGGACGTCCTCCCCGGATCACGGGCACTCAGATCATGGAGGCGGCGCAGAAGTACACGCCGGAGTCCCTGACGATGAGTGGCCTAGCCGCCGATCTCGGCGTCGACAGGAAGTTGCTGAACTACTACGTCGGCGGAAAAGAACAATTGCTGCACTTGATCGCCCAAGAGGCGCTGAAAGCACAAGTTCCCGAGCTGACCATCGCCCCCAACGCGGAGTGGGACGAGGTGATCCGCACTACCGCATACAGCCTGCGTGAGGCCGCCATCGCGACCGGCCAACTCGTCCATTTCTCGTCGACGTATATCGCGGCTCGCTCGCTCGCTCCCGTCGAGGCGTCAGGGGCCGCGCTCCTGAGCGCTGGATTTGACCGCCCCACCACTGCTCACGCGCTGATGATGATCGTCTCGCTCTGCATTGCCTCGGCACGGGATGCGCTGTTCGACGCCAGCCCAGAACGCCATCCGCAGCACCCCGAGAATCGGGAAGTGTTCAACCAGTTGGAGACGGAGCTTCCCATTCTTCATGCATTACAGGACACGGTTCCCACCTTCGGACTGGAACAGTTCCAGTTCAACATCGACACCGTCATCAGCGGGCTACGAAAGCGTCTGTCTAAGACGACGTAG
- a CDS encoding GntR family transcriptional regulator, which yields MQVRSEFLQNAGTDRAPESKSVFIARMLRRGILDGEYAEGENLRQRDIAAHFGVSSTPVREALSQLLAEGYIEAKLNHGARVRPLAERMSENWRLRAALESVAAELAVSQVTPEAIQHLRQMAAEFSEAPESRHGELNQKFHFAIYELSDSPVLMRFLTELWQTLDMAPTSRRAHEASAAEHDLIINALERGDGRAAGEYTRLHIEGTRPLDY from the coding sequence ATGCAAGTCAGGAGCGAATTTCTCCAAAATGCCGGCACGGACCGTGCTCCGGAGAGCAAGAGCGTGTTTATAGCGCGCATGTTACGCCGGGGGATTCTCGATGGTGAATATGCAGAGGGTGAGAACCTGCGACAGCGCGACATCGCTGCACATTTCGGCGTCAGCTCTACTCCGGTACGTGAAGCGCTCAGTCAATTGCTGGCCGAGGGGTATATCGAAGCAAAGCTGAATCACGGCGCGCGAGTGCGGCCGCTTGCCGAGCGTATGAGCGAGAACTGGCGTCTGCGTGCGGCGCTTGAATCCGTTGCTGCCGAATTGGCTGTCAGTCAAGTGACTCCCGAAGCCATCCAGCACCTTCGGCAGATGGCGGCGGAGTTCTCGGAGGCACCGGAGAGTCGGCATGGCGAGCTCAACCAGAAATTCCATTTCGCTATCTACGAGCTGTCCGATTCGCCCGTGCTCATGAGATTTCTCACCGAGTTGTGGCAAACCCTCGACATGGCTCCGACCAGTCGTCGCGCACATGAGGCGTCGGCGGCGGAGCATGACCTCATCATCAATGCACTTGAGCGCGGCGATGGACGAGCGGCGGGCGAGTATACGCGGCTGCATATTGAGGGCACCAGACCGCTCGACTACTAA
- a CDS encoding amidohydrolase family protein — translation MHAPTGSAAALATGDMILLRSCGALYLIRGGVPAVVEGEDVFVSGGRVRAIGRNLRVPEGTWTIEASDWVVIPGLVNTHHHLSQQLTRTEGLDCGLAGWLAKLYPVWSHITAEDAYDGARIGIAELLLSGCTTVGDFTYYFPTGSGDIFEAQVQAAAELGCRFAPVRGGLVELEAATRERIGDCIDSSIEPVDAMLERMESAINRFHDASDASMCRVGLGLTEKTYGLPQVMRDVAELANRHDVTLHTHLHPRPDERERARFAAGLDPVGFLQDTGWWNERLWIAHGTGLTPEELHSASQHGVGLSLSPSSNARFGLPITPGLAADLAGVEISIGVDGAASNDSGHQLAEMRLVFQTQRIRAAQDGLPFQLVTPQRVLSWATVGGARTLGWDGGDIRVGALADIAAFSCRELEYAGASDPIAALLLCASGAMRARLVLVNGAPVVENGALTHADSMDIAERGRSAMERLWQRSAN, via the coding sequence ATGCATGCGCCAACCGGTTCAGCGGCCGCCCTCGCTACCGGGGACATGATCCTGCTGCGATCCTGTGGCGCCCTCTACCTGATCCGCGGGGGAGTTCCCGCTGTGGTGGAGGGTGAGGACGTGTTCGTGTCCGGAGGTCGCGTGAGGGCGATCGGGCGAAACCTCCGCGTACCGGAGGGTACGTGGACAATTGAGGCATCCGACTGGGTTGTGATTCCCGGGCTGGTGAACACCCATCACCATCTGTCACAGCAACTCACGCGAACGGAGGGCCTCGACTGCGGACTGGCCGGTTGGTTGGCGAAGCTGTACCCGGTGTGGAGCCATATCACTGCCGAGGATGCATATGACGGTGCACGTATAGGAATTGCCGAATTGCTACTCAGCGGATGCACCACTGTCGGCGATTTCACCTACTACTTCCCCACGGGAAGCGGTGACATATTCGAGGCCCAGGTGCAGGCTGCGGCGGAACTCGGTTGCCGGTTCGCGCCGGTGCGCGGCGGGCTTGTCGAGCTGGAAGCGGCGACCCGCGAGCGGATTGGTGATTGCATCGACTCTTCGATCGAACCTGTTGACGCGATGCTGGAGCGAATGGAATCTGCTATCAACAGATTCCACGATGCCAGCGATGCCTCGATGTGCCGTGTCGGCCTCGGCCTCACCGAGAAGACATATGGGTTACCCCAGGTGATGCGGGATGTCGCGGAGCTGGCCAACCGGCACGACGTCACACTTCACACCCACCTCCACCCGCGACCCGACGAGCGAGAGCGAGCTCGCTTCGCGGCGGGGCTGGACCCGGTCGGATTTCTGCAAGACACGGGGTGGTGGAATGAGCGCCTCTGGATCGCGCACGGCACTGGACTCACCCCCGAAGAACTGCATTCTGCGAGCCAACATGGGGTGGGATTGTCCTTGAGCCCGAGTTCAAATGCGCGGTTCGGCTTGCCAATCACGCCCGGTCTCGCCGCTGATCTCGCGGGGGTGGAAATTTCGATCGGTGTTGATGGCGCCGCATCAAATGACTCGGGCCACCAACTCGCCGAGATGCGCCTTGTCTTCCAGACCCAGCGCATCCGCGCAGCACAAGACGGGCTTCCCTTCCAACTGGTGACGCCGCAGAGAGTGCTGAGCTGGGCGACCGTCGGAGGCGCACGCACGCTCGGATGGGATGGCGGCGACATACGAGTGGGCGCACTCGCCGACATTGCGGCATTCAGCTGCCGCGAACTGGAATACGCCGGGGCGAGCGACCCAATAGCTGCACTTCTATTGTGTGCCTCTGGCGCTATGCGTGCCCGACTGGTGTTGGTCAACGGGGCGCCAGTAGTCGAGAACGGCGCGCTCACGCACGCAGACAGCATGGACATTGCCGAGCGCGGGCGTAGCGCGATGGAACGGTTATGGCAGCGATCGGCGAACTAG